The sequence AAAATATTGCCGGTGAAATAGAACAGGTCTCGATAGATGAGGCGTATCTGGATCTTACTTCCTGTGTAACATACGAACAAGCAGCTCATGTGGCGACCGCGATAAAACAAGCAATCAGGCAGCAGGAGGGTCTGACTTGTTCGGTTGGCATCGCTCCTTCCCGAATATATGCAAAAATGGCGTCTGAGCTGCATAAACCGGATGGTATGACAATCGTCTCACCTACAGATTTGCTTCCCTTTTTAATTCATCTTCCTGCAGGTGCAATTCCAGGTATTGGAAAAAAATCTGAACTAGCATTAACAGATGCCGGAATACATACTATCGGCGATATTGCTACAACAAATATTCAGGTACTCCAAGACATCTTTGGATCTCATGCAGTCCGATTGTATCAGATTGCGCAAGGTCTTGATCGGGAAGGTCTCCGTAATTCAGGTAAAAGGAAATCGATAAGTCGTGAGCATACATTTCTTGAAGACACATCAGATCCTGATACGATCCTCTGCTCCATGCAAACGATGATATATTCTCTTCAGGGAGAACTTGAGGAACGAAATATTTATTCGCGCACCATTGGGATCAGGATTCGATATCCGGGTTTTATTACGCGGACAAAGTCGGTCACATTCATGCAACCTACCCGGGATATCAGGATCATAGAAAAAGCCGTATATGGTTTATTTACTGATATGTGGGATACGAAACCAGTACGGCTTATCGGTGTCAGATGTTTTGGACTTGTATATCCTGACCCTGTTCAGAGAACTCTGTTTGACTTTAAACAAAGCGAAATATCCTGAAAAGCGGATATTCTTCAGTGATAATCAGATCTTACAAAGATCGTAGGTCAATTATCCACGATGAAATGGACATTATAACACAAGGATTGATAAATTCACGGGAGAAAAATACTAGTATGGGAGAATCGGGGGGACATTTTGAAAATGGAAGATGGGTTGAAAATACTCCAGAGGAGCAAGTTCCATCTGAACCACAAGAAAATATTGAGGTCAGGCTCCGTTCAGCAGCAGGGCTCATTGGTCGGGGGATAGATGAATTGCTGTCTGCAGGAAGTGACCTGATCTCAAGCCAGGAAGGGCGGCAACACCTGGGGCGAAAATTGGATCAGATTACCGGAGATGTAGTTCAGGTATGTGAAGAGATCCGGCGTGAGGGTATAGAGTTTATTAACCAGGCGCGAGATCGTATAATTAAGTGACGATCTTAAAAGATACAGAATATAAGCGCATTTCATTTTCTGGATAGTCGGAACAATATATGCCCAAATGGCTTGATGTCGGAACCCAGGTAATTAATCTTGATTACATTTCAAAATTCCTGGTTGTCGAAGTGACGAAGGAGCGAAAGGGCCAGGTTATCGTTGAAAAAGCGATTCTTCGGGCTCATTTGAAAGATGGCGAGCAAGTAAATATTGCAGCATTTAAAAATAAGCTGGACGCCATGACCTGGATACGTACACGGCTTCGTAACAGTGAAGAAAAGGTCATTCAAGTCAGATAACCACAATCTCCTCTTTCTTCTTTTCTATCCGACCCTTTGAGTTTCTGAAGGAATGTTTATCTGTCCAAAAAGTGAGAGAAATGGCATGAGCAAAGGCTTTGCTGTTCCCCTAGATGTTCCAAAAAGTGAGCAGGATACGTATCTTAAAAATCTGAAGACGATAACTCATGATTCCGGTCGCCTGATGCTTTTTGCCGGAGATCAAAAGATTGAGCATCTGAATGATGACTTTTATGGGGACGGAATTCATCAGGATGATAATGATCCTGAACATCTCTTTCGTATTGCGGCAAAATCTAAAATTGGGTGTTTTGCAACACAGTTAGGACTCATTGCAAAATATGGTGCTGACTATCCAAAGATTCCCTATCTCATTAAGATTAATTCAAAAACGCACCTGGTTCCAACTGCCCAACATGAACCATTTTCAAATCTCATTAATACAATCGAACAGGTAGTAGCATTCAGAAAATGCAGTAAACTCAATATCCTTGGAATTGGTTACACCATTTATCTAGGTTCAGAGTATGAATCTGCCATGTTAAGTGCTGCAGCACAGGCAATTTTCGAAGCACACCAGAATGGTCTTGTTACTGTACTTTGGATATACCCGCGTGGGAAAGCTGTTGGAAATGAAAAAGATCCACATCTCATTGCTGGAGCAGCAGGAGTTGCCGCATGTCTGGGTTCTGATTTTGTAAAGGTCAACCCACCTAAAGCTGAAGGTGCTTCGTCAGCTGAGCTGATTAAAGAGGCCACGCTTGCAGCAGGACGAACAAAGGTGGTCTGTGCCGGAGGATCGAGTGTTGATGGATCAACATTCCTTACCCAGCTCTGGGAGCAGATTCACATAGGAGGATGTTCCGGGAATGCAACCGGCAGAAATATCCATCAGAAGCCACTGGATGAAGCGGTACGGATGTGTAATGCCATCTATGCTATAACGGTAGATGGAGCCTCTGTAGAAGATGCAGTAAAGATTTATCATGGTTAAAAAAACCGGATCTATAAAAACAATTGGAATACTTACCGGTGGTGGGGATTGTCCCGGGCTGAATGCAGTCATTCGTGCAGTGGTAAAGACTGCACACCTATATGACTACACAGTTATCGGGATTCGGAACGGTTGGAAAGGAATTGTTGAAGGGGAGGTAGAACCCCTCACAGAATTTTCAGTCACCGGAATACTTCCAAAAGGGGGAACCATATTAGGAACTTCCCGAACAAATCCTTTAAAAAGCGAAGAGCAGACACAGCAGATGTTGACAAATATCCGCAAGTTTGGTCTTGATGCTATTGTCGCCGTTGGAGGAGATGATACCCTCAGTGTTGCAACCCGCTTGCACCAGATGCACATTCCGGTGGTCGGTATTCCAAAAACAATCGACAATGATCTATCAGGAACCGATTACACCTTTGGATTTGATACAGCAGTTGCGATTGTTACTGATGCTATTGACCGCCTCCACACAACTGCTGAATCACACCACCGGATTATGGTTCTGGAAGTTATGGGCCGCCATGCAGGATGGATTGCTACGATGGCCGGAATTGCTGGTGGTGCAGATCAGATCCTGATCCCGGAGGTTCCCTTTGATATCGAAGATGTCTGTGAGGGGTTGAAAAAGCGCCGTGAAAGAGGGAAAAAATTTTCAAT comes from Methanospirillum hungatei and encodes:
- the dinB gene encoding DNA polymerase IV; its protein translation is MEEFIIVHLDMDSFYASVEIRNNPNLAGLPVVIGADPMLGKGRGVVSTCSYEARAYGLHSGMPISRAYQLCPQAVFIPPSMDVYAQVSARIMSIVQNIAGEIEQVSIDEAYLDLTSCVTYEQAAHVATAIKQAIRQQEGLTCSVGIAPSRIYAKMASELHKPDGMTIVSPTDLLPFLIHLPAGAIPGIGKKSELALTDAGIHTIGDIATTNIQVLQDIFGSHAVRLYQIAQGLDREGLRNSGKRKSISREHTFLEDTSDPDTILCSMQTMIYSLQGELEERNIYSRTIGIRIRYPGFITRTKSVTFMQPTRDIRIIEKAVYGLFTDMWDTKPVRLIGVRCFGLVYPDPVQRTLFDFKQSEIS
- a CDS encoding aldolase, with translation MSKGFAVPLDVPKSEQDTYLKNLKTITHDSGRLMLFAGDQKIEHLNDDFYGDGIHQDDNDPEHLFRIAAKSKIGCFATQLGLIAKYGADYPKIPYLIKINSKTHLVPTAQHEPFSNLINTIEQVVAFRKCSKLNILGIGYTIYLGSEYESAMLSAAAQAIFEAHQNGLVTVLWIYPRGKAVGNEKDPHLIAGAAGVAACLGSDFVKVNPPKAEGASSAELIKEATLAAGRTKVVCAGGSSVDGSTFLTQLWEQIHIGGCSGNATGRNIHQKPLDEAVRMCNAIYAITVDGASVEDAVKIYHG
- a CDS encoding 6-phosphofructokinase, with the translated sequence MVKKTGSIKTIGILTGGGDCPGLNAVIRAVVKTAHLYDYTVIGIRNGWKGIVEGEVEPLTEFSVTGILPKGGTILGTSRTNPLKSEEQTQQMLTNIRKFGLDAIVAVGGDDTLSVATRLHQMHIPVVGIPKTIDNDLSGTDYTFGFDTAVAIVTDAIDRLHTTAESHHRIMVLEVMGRHAGWIATMAGIAGGADQILIPEVPFDIEDVCEGLKKRRERGKKFSIVVIAEGAKPADMTGFATTSSKVDDFGHEQLGGIGHLLGRAIEERIGSETRVTVLGHVQRGGSPTAHDRVLATRYGVKAVEQLHEGNYGVMVALQGDKIVPIPLSDAITQKKVDPELYEMARIFY